GGCAAATTACAGGAAAGCGGAAATATAAAGAGcgtttaaacataaaaaaattacgggggtagggcacagcatgaCAGCAGGgcatatcctgcttaaaatctgaagcagctcaactggagaagtacctcgaccttacagacgatcacagctaattaatactgctttctagcagtgttgtgttcctttggtgagtaaggtgagcgAAACTCTTGTGGGAAATTAGGGTTGGGGTCGGTGATGCGCTTGCGTTACTTGGTACTACTGGTATGGTCATCTATAGTCGTTTATTATCAAGTAAGCCATACGTGTACGTGCTCCTTTGAGCAAATATTACCTGCTCTGCTCTACCTTAGACAAAAGTTTTCTAACTAAATCATTATCTATTTACTTTCTAGCTTCTCCTTGGAGATAATCAGCTCACACTGATTCCTTACGAAGAGCTGTCTCCACTGCGTCAGCTTCGATACTTGGATCTTTCGAAAAATCTCATCAAGCAGGTTCCACCCGCTCATGACCTGACTGGCGTGAAGCTATCTCTGGACTATCTTAAGTAAgttttagtgttatttttttttaaatttgttaataatgacgatttgcgtattttttttttttaatctgactGGTTATAAACTGTTAACTTTGTAATTCAATTTCCTTCAAGATAttcctttttaaatattcttttaatactttcctttattgctttttaatagtttattaatgaatttttCAGATTGGatcaaaataacataaaaatccTGATGCCCGGTTCATTCAAATACTTTAACATTCTAAATACGACAACGCTTAATGGAAACCCAATTTTTACTATAAGGGTGAGTTGATATAGTTTTGTagcttttgtataaataatttatttcaaaactaaatataaaaatgtaaattttaatcctcaagttttttatttgtaacagattcatagttttatttatatttaactatttatttgcACTATATACAATATTGCTTAAAAAATATCAGCGTTATCAGTAATATTTTTCTGTCCATCAGAAATGTTTAGTTAATTCCTCGCTAAACaatcaaaaattgttttaagttaaaatatagataaaaaatttcaGTAAAAAGACCCAGAAGGGCGTCTATTTTTAATGacatgttatttttaatgacacatcaaaatttttctaaaaaaatttatacattcTTCGGCATCGAATTGTATGTATGACTGTATGTTCtatctagctgtgcccgcgacttggTTCGcgttgaaattaaataaagttattgttcgGTTCGtagagttgtaaaataaataaatttctaaaataaaagtagtctattACATCGCCTATCTGCCcttgaaagtcccgtcaaaatcggttttttttttttatttagagattagccgaaacaaacagacagacaaaaatcgtaaaaaatgttattttggtatatgtaccgtgtatacatccatatacatttagtaaaaagcggttattttaatattataaacagacactccaattttatttatttgtatagatgtatagattaagtTAGAAAAATACcaagataaatttatttacgattATTTAGATGTGGCtcgtcaataaaatttaaagaatacatATTTTCTGATTTCAGGAGGATGCATTCCGAAACGCTAAGATAAAAACTTTATCTCTTCGCGACTGCGGTGTTACGGAACTGTCTCCAGCATCCTTCGCTGGACTTGAAAATTGTCTGCAGAGCTTAGATCTGTCTGAGAACAATCTGACCATGATATCGAAATTCATGTTGAACAAGTTAGATTCGTTGCGTTTCTTGAATCTGAGAGAGAATAAAGTAcgtagtattaatttttttatttgaatttaaattttacagtaaaaatatgaaaataatctaaaaataaacttatgaatatataaaacatatatttataaatataatgatttttacttGAACTCTTTTCATTGTTTGTGCTAATCATATAGGCGGTAAACAAccttctaaaataatattgttccaATATCTCAGCTTTGTTTTTTGATTTGAAACTATTTACAgacggaattttttttttttttattgtatgtgatATTTCATTACAGGTCGATACAAATTTACTAGCAACGAACAATCCTTCAGAATACTCAACGCCATCTGGTAACAACTTCCAATACAAATTGTTCTATTTGGACATTAGCGGTTCTTCGTCTCTTGAAATGAGCTTGCAAGATGTCAGAAGGTTAGtttatagtatatttcattacaagtgtggaaGGGCTGTCATTGCAAAGAGTTCCGACAAATGACTCTGGTCTGGTTGACAGTCGGAACAAGTTGCAATGACGGTTCCACACGTGTACTgaacgattattttaatacagttgtgaaaaaatgaagcaatttaataaaattataaaaagaaaatttctggAAAATGGCGCCAACCGTAGAATATAAGCAGAGTTTTTTTTCGCCACCCATTCTGGTAAGCAAAGGGAACTATGCCCATACAGCcaagtcttcagtagaagttttttattgatatgaaatgaaaatgaaatttaatgagatgaaatgaaatgaaacctaaccaaactcattcaatcaaatcattaaatgtgatattgaaacaaattagtagcttctttttagaaatatacgtatttgcatgaatcataaaaacttctatgaatttttttagtaaaaacttcatggttggtttttctttttaatagaaattattttgacagttgggaaagagaacgcacgagttcgggaaaggtaaaaaaaaagcacgagtatgtaatagcccgcatcccgaacgctatacgtccctgcaatacgccactttttgagcaactgtattaaaaagttattttactattaatatgatttaatataaaattaactaacaatatatatttatttacacaacctaaaaacttattttacgatttaagtacatttttaatattaaaattatttatcttaataatCCACAGATAAAACATTGAAACATGGTAAACAATGTCtgttaaattcaataattataactttatttatacatataggtacatattttttaaagttctaattttttttaatctagttTGTTATTTTCTCGTAAGTATTCTGGCATATGAAAGTAGAAACtggataatatatttaaatatttccgtTACACTCAATAAATACTAACAATTCTATCAGCGACTTTTTtgtcttaatttaattttaaaatcggtctgtttatttttttgtttgtaagtgTACGATAaatccaattatttgtttttttagacTTATGTAAAATCTTAACAATCGCGCTTACGCGTATCAATAATCTCGCCTGTTAAGCATCTTATAATTTACTCAGGTTCTACTTTTCTGTGTcagtttattattgtttgcaATTTTAgatatgttttgtaatatacCGTGTAGTTCAGTGCATGCAATtattttcgaagatttcgtaGTTGCATGTACACTATACTTTTCTACTGCcgatctttttaatttttgtcttcaGTTTTCGTGTTTTAAGATTAGATTTTAAGATAAATTGTAGTTTTTAAGTTTCCAAACTAAATGAGAAGTAATTCAGAATTGCTTATTTTTTAcctaacttatatttttttaattcccatTGCTTTTGATTACTGTATTGTGATATATTTTTCGTTATTTTCTGCTGTCTGGTTACATAGTAGGTTAGACATAGCTATTAAATGCAAATCGTTTTACCTCGATTTTTAAGATATCACTTTTAAATACAGTATTAGCTCGGCTAGGTTTTTTTATCAattgtaattttcaattttgtatCAGATTTTATATTACGCTTTACATATTTAGCTTCGTACGAGTCTTTGCTATTACATTTTGATTGCAGAAACGAGTCAGACATACAATCTTGCCGCTATGATAGCAAGTAAGTTCCGGTATGTTTGTGTTTATACCGAGGCTTTGTCTGTTGTACTACCTTATTTAAATAACGTCAAGTTTTTCGCTTCTTTCATCTCGTTCAAATGTGCATCatttgttgtattatttatttacatttcaaatattttatgcgCATGTATGTGTACTATTATATTAAGATTCGTCAATGCATTTAATATCTTATTAGTTTCACTTGTTTGCGACTTCTTTGGTGTATCATGAACTCATATGATGGAAATGAACATGTTTTTACTACAACGTCATTTTAGCTGATCATTGTAATTCTGTAGTCGGCTTTGTGGAATATAGCTTTAATCACGAAATGCTTGCACTGATgtcgtttgttttattttgtcaaGCATTAGGTCGGTCACTCTCATTTGtgtctgtagtatatttttactaatttaaaggTGATGGAAAAATGTCGTTAAACGCCAACATGAATGAGACAAGCAAAGTTTTAGGTTGTGTAAATGAGTACcataaaaaatgaaaaggtCATTGGATTTAGTTGCACAACGCTTTTGCATAGGCAAATTGTATACAAATCAAACTTTGTGTGCATTTGCTGCAATATAGTTTTCTATTCCAGGATGCGTTCTCTTCGTTACTTAGCTGTGAGCAAATTGATCAAGCGAAGTGTAATCGCTGAAGATTTTCTTGATTTCGGCGTTGATTTGGAAGAATTGAGAATTATAGGTAGCACGATTAATCGAATCGAAGGAAGCGCGTTTCAACACGTTCGGACGATAAAAACTTTGGATCTATCTGAAAATAATATAGATTTCATTGATCCTTTTGCATTCGCTGAGGTAAAGTTATTTCTTGAAATGTATCTTCTATGGCCATTTACGATGAatcgtaattaattttaaactaatttgcAGCTACATAGCCTAACAAGCCTAAAAATGGCCAATGGTTTAGCAGATTCGGTAAAAATACTGCCATTTGAACCGTTAAAGGCTCTTATTGAGTTGCAACATTTGGATTTAAGTAACAACAAGTTGAAAAACGTACCAGACACCTCATTCCACTTTATGTATAAATTGAAGACGCTCAATTTACAAGACAACTTGATTGACCAATTTTCGAAAGGAACTTTACAGGTAAAGTAATACTCTCAAAATATTGTCAGTTGTCCTACGTAAATATGCTATCGGCAAATTACTATAAGATAGTGAAATATTTGCAGAGTGATATCCACAAAGAACTAGAAAGCGTATGTTTGTCGTTGAATCAAATGCAAAGGATCGATCAACACACATTTGTCAATTTGAAAGAGATACAGGAGATTCTCATCGAAGACAATTTGATAGAAACTGTGTACAGAAGATCATTCACAAGCTTAGATAATCTGAAAGTAATCAAATTGAGGGGAAACATTATTACTGAAATAAGCGAGGAAGCTTTCCAAAACTTACCAGCACTTAAAGAGTGAGTATAAGTTAAGATACGGTACAGTGGGATATGTTCTGCTCGTAAAATAGGACaccctgactggggaagtacctcgaccttacaggagatcacagctaaataatactatgttatattcctatggtgagtaaggttaccagaaTCCCCAGAGATTCTGTGAGTCGAGGGAGTTGGAGGTGATCGATCGAGGGGGTTGGTGGCTTGATTACCGAACTAAAcgtgtaaaaaaagaaatttagaaGTAGCATGTTTAAAAGTCTACTCATCTTAGAAAAATGGAAAACTCCCTTACTGAAGAGATTCAATACTAACTCTTGAGAGTGACACTTTTTAAAGGGACGtaaaaatatggaaaataacgtgctttttatttttacaggtTAGATATATCCTTCAACCAAATGGAAAcctttaaattttcaatattcgACCAAGTGGGATCTGCTACTGCTTTGAAAGTAAATGTATCATACAACAGAATAATTTCGCTGACTGATTCGAATGCTCCAAGTTTCTTTACATCAAACTTCTATCCACCACCTAAAGCGcaaagtaagttttattttttatttgttttttttttttattttgtttttaacactgcttacttcaaaatattctaaacgctatttatttattaattatttacatttacttaCTTTAGTGAAGACATTACATCTATTGTATTAACTATTATATGTTTACTTACTTAATACTTattgttttattcttatttctttattattctaataaattcttttagtgcattttttatcaatatattttacattattaactaatattttctGAATATGTTGCTATATTTAgcttatcactttttttttcgtttttatatttttcgcaatatttttttacaatatgtttttctttgcatgaatttttaactttacTTGCTAAAAGGATTAGTATCAGAAGATCCCAGTCCTCTCCGTATTGAAAGAGGTGATTTTCAGTTTGAATTTCTgtgttattcatttttttatgtattttgtctCGGTTTTGTTTGTCTCTTGTCCTGTTTTGCTGTATTTAGTTGTGATgagttttattcttatttttgttaaaaataattgtgaatgtaaaaacattactttttttagGTCTTGGATCTGTATCAGTGAATATACGAGTTTTGGATTTCTCTCACAACAATATTTCCTACATTGCACCATATTATTTTAGGTAAtttacttatgattttttttcaattgaagaTACTATTGCAAGTAACACTAAAAcgaattttatgttattacttTGATATGAAtctaatagtattttaaaagaaaaataataataaaaaatctacacTTTCAGACATGCCGACTTGACAATATCAGAGCTATATCTTTCCCACAATATGATAAGAAACGTAACGCGAGAAGTTTTCGGTTCGATGCTGATGCTGCAGTACTTGGATCTGTCTcacaatcaaatatttcacaTGGAGTATGATTGCtttaaaaaagtgaaaaacTTACAGGTAAGAGGTACATTACAGAAAGGTTAGAGAGGCATTTCAAATATAAGaacccaaaaataaataattaagagaattaaaaaaaatgaatgaatgatagTGAAGTTTTTTTGTAATTCTTCTCTGGATAAGAGACCCACTTGGGTCTTATTTGGTGGGTTACtatttagtaaatatagtaataattttttgaagttatataaTGATAACAATATTTCACCACATActgttagtattatttattaccttgTTGTTGACCACGCGTAGATGCTtgtatctgaaaaaaaaagaggATTTGTAAGTTTATCGAGCTCGGGTTAAGAGTCGTTGTTTTTGTCAAGATCTAATCCATTGCCCGGtactataaaataaactcaACCATTGCACGTTTAAAAAtctactttaaattattttgacgtATATTTATTGGATAGATTTACAGACACAGTAAGAGcctaaatttagtataattaataaattatatacactatatgactagcccgttggcgcagtttgtagtgaccgtgctttctgctccgagggttgtgggttcgattcccaccccgagtctgggtgtaatataaatatttatttatatatttatatatgtattatttataagtatatttatcgaaaaaaaaaatgtagctatataccagtcggctgttacctataacacaagcattaagttgcttactttaggaacagacgaccgtgtgtgtattgtgtagatatttatttatttatttatttatttatatcgatatgCCTATAATTGCTTGCAAAACTTTCTTACTGAACCTTAAGTTTCACCTATAGTTAAAGTTCATcactatataaaatatcatcactatatatatgatataatataaaaatcatctaCTATTtgtcaaactttatttttttgattgcgAGAACTGTACATGTAATAGAataaagggtttttttttttgaccacATCCAAccatctacatatataccatttcctctgcccaaaggttgcctggaagagatcactcattagcaataaggccgcctattgtgcttatctcctgtttttattttttgtaattttgctcactcttggtgtagaataaagagtttttattattattattaatagaagtaaaaataaaaataacaaatgtttaCGTGTGTGCAGATAATAGACCTGTCCCATAACCACCTGGTTGAGCTGCCGGTGGAGGTGTTCCACGATATGCAGGCGCTCACCGCCGTCGACCTCTCCGACAACAACCTCAAGAACCTGGCCGACAACCTAATCATATCACCCGCTTTGGAAAGGTTCGTTTGTTGGTTGGGTGGTTTGATGTTTGTCTTGTCAGTCTTTTTTTGTTTCATGGCATTAGGGTAATGTGATTTTAGAAATATTCTAACTTTTTCTGTAGTTCGATTTTAAATGTTGGttgttgtattaattttagcttttttttaattttaggatttttatcctcaattaaaaatataatagaattttaatCATAGAATATTACCTTGATAAACtccaaataacaatattaaaaaatatattttaaaatgctaCATTGCATAAATTTAAATCTCGAAAGAGTAAATAttaatgtcaattttttttttaattataggcTAGATTTATCAGATAACGATCTATCAAGAATACCAACAAACAGTTTATCGCCAGCTGCAGCTATCAATCTCGTCGAACTTGACCTGAGTGGAAACACTATACCCGCGGTCGCCATCGCAGACTTAGTTCAACGATTCAGAGTAAGtactagtaaatttatttagacAAAACTCTCATTACTTAGTTTGATACTAACTGCTTGATCAATTGTAAAAGTTGAGGTAATgtatatacgtatgtatgtatcaaTTGTGATATTGTCTTGTTGTGAGATTTGATCTATCTTTTGATATGGTTTCGAACCATTAACCTTAGAACAACCACATTTTTTGTTCCATATCctcttttcttttatattttttatgctatgttgataattcatttcaaaatatttctgAATTAAAACGTACATCCATTGTTTGTTAATTCTTAGCATACATAACAAATGTTGTAGTggttcaattttaattttatttaacaaatagtaTATTTTCTGTAATTTGAATTATGCACTATGTAAATATAAGTTTTCAACACTTGGAGGATATGAATCAAAATTAACTCCTTTGTGAACTTTACTAACCAATAGATAGTTACGTGTTGCCAGTCAGTGGCGTAGCTAGTGTGTAAAGGGCTTTGAGCTAAGAGTAATTCGTAATTTGAtggcaataaattattaaaacacttcaaactgtaaaaatttaattaacttattacacagaaatattttaaaatcgaaattgTCTTTTCATTAAACTAATTCACTGTAATTTGGCGGACAAAAACTCTTAGTTATTACGTTACAAGAGTGACGATGTAAAATGGTTTTGCGTTAGCCAGAGTTTAGTTCTAAATTGATTTATTGTGAATCGAAtcgatataaaatgtaatataattatcacTCACACTAATCGGTAAAACAAAcagaaataaattgaaaaacaaCACAGTCTTGGATTAATAATCATTTCGCTTTAATTTGGCAAACAAAACCCTCATTATTCAATACATTAGAATGACTTTATTAAATGGTTACTGTTAGCCAAAGTTTAGGGCTAAAGACCTTTGCCCCAGTGTGGTAGACGCTAAGTTGTAATGTCCAGCACGAACCGAGCGAGTACTGGTTGGAGGA
The nucleotide sequence above comes from Melitaea cinxia chromosome 11, ilMelCinx1.1, whole genome shotgun sequence. Encoded proteins:
- the LOC123657851 gene encoding chaoptin — protein: MSLMAIVKFGYTIVIVTFLLMIWASLARALELHVDTGHPPCLFQALCTCSKPAGDLGIVTCKHVPILRVPAAVNSSKVFTLQLTGNKIRDLEPHFFQATGMYRLAINQNPLESIQDEAFYGLDNTLWELELKHDRLTSVPSRALRYLQKLRLLDLTGNEITDITGDNWLGLENSLQTLVLADNSISTLPLDAFSGLLVLETLDLHGNHLSVIDSGVFRDGMSRLSKLLLGDNQLTLIPYEELSPLRQLRYLDLSKNLIKQVPPAHDLTGVKLSLDYLKLDQNNIKILMPGSFKYFNILNTTTLNGNPIFTIREDAFRNAKIKTLSLRDCGVTELSPASFAGLENCLQSLDLSENNLTMISKFMLNKLDSLRFLNLRENKVDTNLLATNNPSEYSTPSGNNFQYKLFYLDISGSSSLEMSLQDVRRMRSLRYLAVSKLIKRSVIAEDFLDFGVDLEELRIIGSTINRIEGSAFQHVRTIKTLDLSENNIDFIDPFAFAELHSLTSLKMANGLADSVKILPFEPLKALIELQHLDLSNNKLKNVPDTSFHFMYKLKTLNLQDNLIDQFSKGTLQSDIHKELESVCLSLNQMQRIDQHTFVNLKEIQEILIEDNLIETVYRRSFTSLDNLKVIKLRGNIITEISEEAFQNLPALKELDISFNQMETFKFSIFDQVGSATALKVNVSYNRIISLTDSNAPSFFTSNFYPPPKAQSLGSVSVNIRVLDFSHNNISYIAPYYFRHADLTISELYLSHNMIRNVTREVFGSMLMLQYLDLSHNQIFHMEYDCFKKVKNLQIIDLSHNHLVELPVEVFHDMQALTAVDLSDNNLKNLADNLIISPALERLDLSDNDLSRIPTNSLSPAAAINLVELDLSGNTIPAVAIADLVQRFRHEPSEYWLEEPDYSEEYMYHTARRDHPRVLHRKIQYPQNVLFKSLAWLDLSDNHLVRVESGSFTALPKLLWLDLSMNTPFNSGERDSSIFKGLERRLSHLGLRNVSLTSVPSMPMPKLKSLDLSYNNLPSVPTDITANLTRLRSLDLSYNDLTNVPVATHSLSDLRWLSLSGNPISALMNTSMYGVSPRLEYLDVTHLKLSILEHGAFSKMYGLRTLKLSVNGNVRDFNIPKILTHNDALENLFLQVDSGQVDLSKEMQGLLPSKLNNITITGRALKFLSQNILQGVTSQTLKLTIYNTSIEEIESEVFWRPGRIKNLTLDLRNNRIARVPNPGKHEWPGVPNSLFLHDIYVAENPLYCDCRIGWVQAWDRKRRQYLCDDPSNCIATRDDVRFAKCPSHYNRTFSDVIAKDLDCAWSRGFLRSPNLYIIIAMTILTYFYI